The genomic DNA TTCATGAGGTTAAACTTCGTGTGCAGCCGGCCAGCCGTGTCTATGATGAGCAGATCGGCCTTGCGTGATTCCTGGCTGGCGCGGATGGCATCATACACCACCGCGCCCGGGTCCGCCCCCGGCCCCTGGGCAATCACCTCGACACCGGCGCGCTCCCCCCAAATCTTGAGCTGATCAATCGCTGCAGCACGGAAGGTATCGGCAGCTGCCAACACCACCTTGCGACCGCGCTGCTTGTAATAGTGGGCCAGCTTGGCGATGGTCGTCGTCTTCCCCGAGCCATTTACTCCTACGACTAAAATCACCGTGAGCAAGCGCGGCTCATCTATAGACATAGGCGGTGTATCCCTAAAGAGGGCGACCATCTCTTCCTTTAGCACTGCGTAGGCATCGGCAGCGCGCTTGATCCCTTCACGAGCGACGCGAGTTCGCACTGCGTCCACGAGCTTGAGTGTCGTATCCACGCCGACGTCGGCCTGAATCAACAACGCCTCCAGCTCATCCCATAACTCATGGGTGATCTCGCTGGCCTGAAATAGGGAGCCAATGCGGCCAAAGACGCCCTGGCGCGTCTTGGTCAAGCTTCGCTGGATCTTCTGTTCCTCGAGGGACTTCTCTTCCGGACGAAACAGACGACGGAACACCCCTCACCCCCGTGCGCACAAGATCGGGCGGCCCTAGG from Anaerolineae bacterium includes the following:
- the ftsY gene encoding signal recognition particle-docking protein FtsY, encoding MFRRLFRPEEKSLEEQKIQRSLTKTRQGVFGRIGSLFQASEITHELWDELEALLIQADVGVDTTLKLVDAVRTRVAREGIKRAADAYAVLKEEMVALFRDTPPMSIDEPRLLTVILVVGVNGSGKTTTIAKLAHYYKQRGRKVVLAAADTFRAAAIDQLKIWGERAGVEVIAQGPGADPGAVVYDAIRASQESRKADLLIIDTAGRLHTKFNLMKELEKIRNVAARQVHRAPHETFLVLDATTGQNALSQARHFKESVKVTGVILTKLDGTAKGGVVLAIRQELGVPVRFVGTGEGLDDLVEFDPVAFVDGLFEDARQ